In a single window of the Alosa sapidissima isolate fAloSap1 chromosome 18, fAloSap1.pri, whole genome shotgun sequence genome:
- the adgra3 gene encoding adhesion G protein-coupled receptor A3 yields MLICTPPARHRCLLRSFSAMWLGWAGVLQLLAVWALCAEGQSVASACKSSEERARNAGKSAVPATSADRRVVCSSMELRQVPQPDSFPNRTVTLILTNNKIQELKNGSFLGLGLLERLDLRSNLISRLEPGAFQGLSSLKRLDLSKNLIGCLNGDIFSGLGTLVRLNLTGNVFSSLPPGTFDSLMSLKTLEFQTPNLLCDCNLAWLVRWLKDRGVTVKDTSCSYPRSLQGQLITTLKPDTLTCDVPLELPWFQMVPSQQQVVFQGDSLPLQCHAAFVSADMQVLWYHKGQMVQPNATLGIYIEKSAVHNCSLIASALTISNVQLASEGSWECRVRTSRGNNTRTVNIMVLDGSAQYCPPDRVSNNKGEFRWPRTLGGITASLSCGRPKGGAGIYLGGPVDEHVAWRRCNRGGAWGDGNYSRCPYEKDVTRILYIINQMPLNLTNAVSTARQLQVYTEEAANFSDKMDVIFVAEMIEKFGKFAEKYKELGDVMVDISSNLMMVDERVLWLAQRDARACSRIVESLQKIASLRLASGAQPVMSHNIALEAHVIKASGFNGMTCTLFQKATPDRAQLSFKCNVTSTQSTLAHKNTIVEASLQLPASLLYSLGASQSDEPVYKLHLLAFRNGKLFPPTGNSSHHGDAGPRRSVATPVLLTRIDGAPVRPLVSAVNVTLRRFVQGSDAVAGLWNFSLQGGRGAWQTEGCRISHHDDNYTTLSCDVLGNYALLMDLRRSEDLPYTFTPLHPVVYATAIVLMLCLLVIIGSYLYHHRRVCVSRKFWHMLVNLCLHIFLTVATFIGGINLTRYASVCQAVGIVLHYSTLATALWSGVTARNIYKQVTRKAKRYEEMDEPPPPPRPMLRFYLIGGGIPIIVCGITAAANIKNYGSQITAPYCWMAWEPSLGAFFGPLAFIVFVDCVYFLLITLQLHRHPERRYELKEPPGDEAQHLAAVETTPDPPAPALENEQSFRAQLVGVATTLPLFLLLWAFGALAVSQDPSWPSLGLSGSCLFGLTALALAAFLLWHHGVGRRDLRLLWARSCSCCPRRPPRHPPALLAPLTLPPLPGSTVAMVAPPSSRGSGEGKCGPAHSSTDSCCTNKNAPSLRPSAKLTNLQVEAAQCRTPPTLLDNSLTEHSLDNDIKMHVAPLDHMLLRPPPTVAPSNVCGQPPGGAGPGVVGGVANGHAVMGGVSNGRHHKNRARARERASRLTVLREYAHDVPTSVEGSVQSESAPQRRGGGGHHAHAHTRASRRAAYMAYRQRHMAPDSSDGSASLTRRPRHERHERHKATSHSLPLPTASAHAHASSLTLTHATSLTTGLGNGLPTSLTASLPTSLGNAVGPVLGSSADPGLGSVVLDELGSGLSNGAVGNSAAVASEALPHPLDSEPRPNVMPLPLDTELRPNVMPLPLGMETRPNTMPLPLGIEPRPNMMPLPLGMETRPKAQSYGLNLASAAGLQKDSSPQNPLSLGPQNPLILGPDRPASGNIRTGLWKHETTV; encoded by the exons GGATCTTCGGAGTAACCTCATCAGCAGACTGGAACCTGGAGCCTTTCAGGGCTTGTCCTCGCTCAAACGCCT ggacCTGTCCAAGAATCTGATTGGCTGCTTAAATGGAGACATTTTCAGTGGCCTTGGTACCCTGGTCAGGCT gaacCTGACAGGAAACGtgttctcctccctcccccccggGACTTTTGACAGCCTCATGTCTCTGAAGACGCT tgagttcCAGACGCCAAACCTGCTGTGTGACTGTAACCTGGCGTGGCTGGTCCGCTGGCTGAAGGATCGAGGTGTCACAGTGAAGGACACCAGTTGCTCATACCCACGGTCACTGCAGGGTCAACTCATCACCACACTCAAACCAGACACACTCACCTGTG acGTGCCACTGGAGCTGCCGTGGTTCCAGATGGTTCCGTCTCAGCAGCAGGTGGTGTTCCAGGGGGACTCTCTGCCTCTCCAGTGCCACGCTGCCTTCGTCTCCGCCGACATGCAGGTGCTCTGGTACCACAAGGGCCAAATGGTGCAGCCCAACGCCACGCTGGGCATCTACATCGAGAAGAGCGCTGTCCACAACTGCTCTCTCAttgccag TGCTCTGACCATCTCTAATGTCCAGTTGGCGTCGGAGGGCAGTTGGGAGTGCCGCGTGCGCACCAGTCGGGGCAACAACACGCGCACGGTCAACATCATGGTGCTGGACGGCTCCGCCCAGTACTGCCCCCCCGACCGCGTCTCCAACAACAAGGGGGAGTTCAG ATGGCCGCGTACGTTGGGGGGCATCACTGCGTCCCTGTCGTGCGGGCGTCCCAAGGGGGGGGCGGGGATCTACCTGGGGGGCCCAGTGGACGAGCACGTTGCCTGGCGACGCTGCAACAGGGGCGGGGCCTGGGGGGACGGCAACTACAGCCGCTGCCCTTACGAGAAGGACGTCACACGCATCCTCTACATCATCAACCAG aTGCCGTTGAATCTGACCAACGCTGTGTCCACAGCACGGCAGCTGCAGGTCTACACAGAGGAGGCGGCCAACTTCTCCGACAAGATGGATGTCATCTTTGTGGCCGAGATGATCGAGAAGTTTGGGAAATTTGCAGAGAAGtacaaagag ttggggGACGTGATGGTGGACATCTCCAGTAATCTGATGATGGTGGACGAGCGCGTGCTGTGGTTGGCCCAGAGGGACGCGAGGGCGTGTTCCCGCATCGTGGAGAGTCTGCAGAAGATCGCCTCTCTCCGATTGGCCAGCGGAGCCCAGCCtgtg ATGTCCCATAACATAGCGTTGGAGGCCCATGTGATCAAGGCCAGCGGCTTCAATGGGATGACATGCACACTGTTCCAGAAGGCCACGCCAGACCGGGCACAGCTCAGCTTCAAATGCAACGTGACCAGCACACAGTCCACCCTCGCTCataag aacaccATTGTGGAGGCGTCTCTGCAGCTGCCTGCCTCGCTCCTGTACTCGCTGGgtgccagccaatcagatgaGCCTGTCTACAAGCTCCACCTCCTGGCCTTCCGGAACGGGAAGTTGTTCCCGCCCACTGGGAACTCCAGTCACCATGGTGACGCCGGACCGAGACGCAGCGTTGCCACACCAGTGCTGCTCACCAGGatcg ATGGTGCTCCAGTGCGCCCCCTGGTGTCTGCGGTGAACGTGACGCTGCGGCGGTTTGTCCAGGGGTCGGATGCGGTGGCCGGTCTGTGGAACTTCAGCCTTCAGGGTGGACGGGGCGCGTGGCAGACGGAGGGCTGCCGCATCAGTCACCATGACGACAACTACACCACACTCTCCTGCGACGTCCTCGGCAACTACGCCCTGCTGATG gacctgAGGCGGTCAGAGGATCTGCCGTACACCTTCACTCCTCTCCATCCAGTGGTCTACGCCACGGCCATCGTGCTGATGCTGTGTCTACTGGTCATCATCGGGAGCTACCTCTACCaccacag gcgtgtgtgtgtgagccgtaAGTTTTGGCACATGCTGGTGAACCTGTGTCTCCACATCTTCCTCACCGTCGCCACCTTCATCGGGGGCATCAACCTAACCCGCTACGCCAGCGTCTGCCAGGCG GTGGGGATTGTTCTTCACTACTCCACATTGGCCACTGCGCTGTGGTCAGGTGTGACGGCTAGGAACATCTATAAGCAGGTGACCCGCAAGGCCAAACGCTACGAGGAGATGGACGAGCCACCGCCTCCTCCCAGACCCATGCTCAG GTTCTACCTGATTGGAGGAGGGATCCCCATCATCGTATGCGGCATCACAGCGGCAGCCAACATCAAAAACTACGGCAGCCAGATCACTGCCCCATA TTGCTGGATGGCGTGGGAGCCCAGTCTGGGCGCGTTCTTCGGTCCGCTGGCGTTCATCGTGTTCGTGGACTGCGTCTACTTCCTGCTGATCACACTGCAGCTGCACCGTCACCCCGAGCGACGCTACGAGCTGAAGGAGCCGCCCGGCGACGAGGCGCAGCACCTGGCTGCCGTGGAGACGACCCCcgacccccccgcccccgccctGGAGAACGAGCAGAGCTTCCGCGCGCAGCTGGTCGGCGTGGCGACCACGCTGCCGCTCTTCCTGCTCCTGTGGGCGTTCGGCGCGCTGGCCGTGTCTCAGGACCCCTCCTGGCCCTCACTGGGGCTGTCCGGCTCCTGCCTGTTCGGACTGACCGCTCTGGCGCTGGCGGCCTTCCTGCTGTGGCACCACGGTGTGGGCCGGCGAGACCTGCGTCTGCTCTGGGCGCGCTCCTGCTCCTGTTGCCCCCGGCGACCGCCCCGCCACCCCCCCGCGCTCCTCGCCCCGCTCACGCTGCCGCCGTTGCCGGGGTCGACCGTCGCCATGGTAGCGCCGCCGTCGTCGCGAGGGAGCGGCGAGGGGAAGTGTGGCCCCGCCCACAGCAGCACGGACTCCTGCTGCACCAATAAGAACGCTCCGAGCCTGCGTCCGTCAGCCAAGCTGACCAATCTGCAGGTGGAGGCGGCCCAGTGCAGGACTCCGCCCACCCTGCTGGACAACAGCCTGACGGAACACTCTCTGGACAACGACATCAAGATGCACGTGGCCCCGCTGGACCACATGCTgctgcgccccccccccaccgtcgCCCCGAGCAACGTGTGCGGCCAGCCGCCTGGGGGGGCGGGGCCCGGGGTGGTGGGGGGCGTGGCTAACGGGCACGCGGTGATGGGGGGCGTGTCTAACGGGCGGCACCATAAGAaccgtgcgcgtgcgcgcgagCGAGCCAGCCGACTGACCGTGCTGCGGGAGTACGCGCACGACGTGCCGACCAGCGTGGAGGGCAGCGTGCAGAGCGAGAGCGCCCCCCAGAGGCGCGGAGGAGGCGGACaccacgcgcacgcgcacacgcgggCCAGCCGCCGCGCCGCCTACATGGCCTACCGCCAGCGCCACATGGCGCCCGACAGCAGCGACGGCAGCGCCAGCCTCACCCGCCGGCCGCGCCACGAGCGCCACGAGCGCCACAAGGCCACCTCCCACAGCCTGCCCCTGCCCACGGCCAGCGCCCACGCACACGCCAGCAgcctcacgctcacacacgccaCCAGCCTGACCACCGGCCTTGGCAACGGCCTGCCCACCAGTCTCACCGCCAGCCTGCCCACCAGCCTGGGCAACGCCGTGGGTCCGGTTCTAGGTTCTAGTGCGGACCCAGGGCTGGGCTCTGTGGTGCTGGACGAGCTGGGCTCTGGGCTGAGTAACGGGGCTGTGGGGAACTCAGCTGCAGTAGCCAGTGAGGCACTGCCCCACCCCCTGGACTCAGAGCCCCGCCCCAACGTGATGCCCCTCCCCTTGGACACGGAGCTACGCCCCAATGTGATGCCCCTCCCCTTGGGTATGGAGACCCGCCCCAACACGATGCCCCTCCCCTTGGGTATAGAGCCCCGCCCCAATATGATGCCCCTCCCCTTGGGTATGGAGACCCGCCCCAAAGCACAGAGCTACGGTCTGAACTTGGCCAGCGCCGCCGGACTGCAGAAGGACAGCAGCCCCCAGAACCCCCTCTCGCTCGGCCCCCAGAACCCCCTCATACTCGGCCCCGACCGACCCGCCTCTGGAAACATCAGAACTGGACTCTGGAAACACGAGACCACGGTGTGA